A window of Streptomyces sp. SAI-127 contains these coding sequences:
- a CDS encoding polysaccharide deacetylase family protein, with protein sequence MIPLVRRVTAACVLGAALTACAATPQPVRPAPSATPTAPSAPPTLAPGPGGLTPVFKNGSRTHGRTVALTFDADMTADQGARAAAGEHFDNPGLIAALRALRVPATVFMTGRWAEQYPEQARSLGRDPLFEVANHSYSHYAFTGDCYGLPTVSGDRMRADVERAYAAFRRAGVPDARPYFRFPGGCYDRRALKALTPVGVTAVQWDVVSGDAFATDAEAVTRQVLEGVRPGSVVVMHCTRSAAPTTERVVRAVVPQLRERGFRFVKVSELIGS encoded by the coding sequence CCGCCCTCACCGCCTGCGCCGCCACGCCGCAGCCCGTCCGCCCGGCACCCTCCGCGACCCCTACGGCTCCTTCCGCGCCCCCGACTCTCGCCCCCGGCCCGGGCGGTCTGACCCCCGTCTTCAAGAACGGCTCCCGTACCCACGGCAGGACCGTCGCGCTCACCTTCGACGCCGACATGACGGCGGACCAGGGGGCGCGGGCGGCGGCAGGCGAGCACTTCGACAATCCAGGGCTGATCGCGGCCCTGCGGGCACTGAGGGTGCCGGCCACCGTGTTCATGACCGGGCGGTGGGCCGAGCAGTATCCGGAGCAGGCCCGTTCCCTCGGGCGGGACCCGCTCTTCGAGGTCGCCAACCACTCCTACAGCCACTACGCCTTCACCGGCGACTGTTACGGGCTGCCGACGGTCTCCGGTGACCGGATGCGGGCGGACGTGGAGCGGGCGTACGCGGCGTTCCGGCGGGCGGGGGTGCCGGACGCGAGGCCGTACTTCCGTTTTCCCGGCGGGTGCTACGACCGCCGGGCGCTGAAGGCGCTGACCCCGGTCGGTGTGACCGCCGTCCAGTGGGACGTGGTGAGCGGGGACGCGTTCGCGACGGACGCGGAGGCGGTGACCCGGCAGGTGCTGGAGGGGGTGCGGCCGGGATCGGTCGTGGTCATGCACTGCACGCGCAGTGCCGCGCCGACGACGGAGCGGGTGGTGCGGGCGGTGGTGCCTCAGCTGCGCGAGCGGGGGTTCCGGTTCGTGAAGGTGTCCGAGCTGATCGGGTCCTAG
- a CDS encoding aminoacyl-tRNA hydrolase, translated as MSHDVTPSTDSPFRSEPTARDQAPQFVLPLVVRIEKTAPPARTDALETAARAVLVLLGDERSVGDGEWAEVVRDWQDARIRKVVRRARGAEWRRAEGLPGITVAGKSAQVRVFPPVPLDGWPKDLARLQVSGTDLDDPEPPVEADAAAPVLWLNPDLGMSAGKAMAQAGHGAQLAWWELSDEERAAWRDAGFPLAVRAADPARWGELTTGGLPLVRDAGFTEIAPGSCTVVADHPALR; from the coding sequence GTGAGCCACGATGTGACGCCCTCGACCGACAGCCCCTTCCGCTCCGAGCCGACCGCGCGCGACCAGGCACCCCAGTTCGTGCTGCCCCTGGTCGTCCGTATCGAGAAGACGGCTCCGCCTGCTCGCACCGACGCTCTCGAGACCGCCGCCCGCGCGGTTCTCGTCCTGCTCGGCGACGAGCGTTCCGTCGGCGACGGGGAGTGGGCCGAGGTGGTGCGGGACTGGCAGGACGCCCGGATCCGGAAGGTCGTACGGCGGGCCCGGGGCGCCGAGTGGCGGCGGGCCGAGGGGTTGCCCGGGATCACCGTGGCGGGGAAGTCGGCGCAGGTGCGGGTGTTCCCTCCGGTGCCGCTCGACGGCTGGCCGAAGGATCTGGCCAGGCTCCAGGTCTCCGGGACCGATCTCGACGATCCCGAGCCGCCCGTGGAGGCGGACGCGGCGGCTCCCGTCCTGTGGCTCAATCCGGACCTCGGCATGTCGGCGGGCAAGGCGATGGCTCAGGCCGGTCACGGCGCCCAACTGGCCTGGTGGGAACTGTCGGACGAGGAGCGGGCCGCCTGGCGGGACGCCGGGTTCCCGCTCGCCGTACGGGCCGCGGATCCCGCGCGGTGGGGTGAACTCACCACCGGCGGGCTGCCGTTGGTCCGTGACGCCGGTTTCACCGAGATCGCGCCGGGCTCCTGCACGGTCGTAGCGGACCATCCGGCGCTGCGATGA
- a CDS encoding TetR family transcriptional regulator yields the protein MTRVDGRVERGNRTRRAVLRRAVDIASVEGLEALSVGRLAGELELSKSGVFALFGSKQELQLATVREASRIFVVEVLEPVSQAAEGVDRLRGLCEGWLRYSEQRVFPGGCFFFGVMAEFDAREGPVHDALVEAQRAWLGELERCAERARAAGELSADTDPAQLAFEVVALMETANAMSVLHGETTPYVRARRGIASRLRT from the coding sequence ATGACCCGGGTCGACGGACGTGTCGAGCGGGGCAACCGCACCCGTCGGGCAGTGCTGCGGCGGGCCGTCGACATCGCCTCGGTCGAGGGGCTGGAGGCCTTGTCCGTGGGTCGGCTGGCCGGGGAACTGGAGCTGAGCAAGAGCGGGGTGTTCGCTCTGTTCGGATCCAAGCAGGAGCTGCAGCTGGCGACCGTGCGGGAAGCCTCGCGGATCTTCGTCGTCGAGGTGCTGGAGCCGGTCTCCCAGGCGGCCGAGGGCGTCGACCGGCTGCGGGGGCTGTGCGAGGGCTGGCTCCGGTATTCGGAGCAGCGGGTCTTCCCGGGGGGTTGTTTCTTCTTCGGCGTGATGGCCGAGTTCGACGCCCGGGAGGGGCCGGTCCACGACGCGCTCGTCGAGGCCCAGCGTGCCTGGCTCGGCGAGTTGGAGAGGTGCGCCGAGCGGGCGCGGGCCGCGGGTGAGCTGAGCGCGGACACCGATCCGGCGCAACTCGCCTTCGAGGTCGTCGCGTTGATGGAGACGGCGAACGCGATGTCGGTGCTGCACGGCGAGACCACGCCCTACGTCAGGGCCCGGCGGGGTATCGCGTCCCGGCTGCGAACCTGA
- a CDS encoding TIGR03086 family metal-binding protein, producing the protein MDVVELDRIAVQEACRVVESAGDGHDGVWERETPCAGWNLRRLVAHMTAQHHGFAAAARGVGGDPGYWREREGTGEPARAHRAAADAVLGAFAEPGVLEREFVLPELGGGFPGRTAIAFHFVDYVVHAWDVAATLGVRLHLTNEVLTAALAVARRVPTDPTARGPGFAFAPALKVTDGTGPLEETLRLLGREPQAWPGTGK; encoded by the coding sequence ATGGATGTCGTCGAGTTGGACCGGATCGCCGTACAGGAGGCTTGCCGGGTCGTGGAGTCGGCCGGGGACGGCCACGACGGGGTCTGGGAGCGGGAGACCCCCTGCGCGGGGTGGAACCTGCGGCGGCTGGTGGCGCACATGACCGCCCAGCACCACGGGTTCGCGGCCGCCGCTCGAGGCGTGGGCGGCGATCCGGGGTACTGGCGGGAGCGGGAGGGGACGGGCGAGCCTGCCCGTGCGCATCGGGCGGCCGCGGACGCGGTGCTCGGGGCGTTCGCCGAACCGGGTGTTCTCGAGCGGGAGTTCGTGCTGCCGGAGCTGGGCGGAGGGTTTCCCGGCCGCACGGCGATCGCCTTTCACTTCGTCGACTACGTGGTGCACGCCTGGGACGTTGCGGCCACGCTCGGCGTGCGACTCCACCTGACGAACGAAGTGCTCACCGCGGCCCTCGCCGTGGCCCGACGCGTCCCGACGGACCCCACCGCCCGCGGACCGGGCTTCGCGTTCGCACCCGCACTGAAGGTCACGGACGGGACGGGTCCGCTGGAGGAGACACTGCGACTGCTGGGCCGGGAACCGCAGGCATGGCCCGGAACCGGCAAGTGA
- a CDS encoding DUF692 domain-containing protein, whose product MERLGTGIGWRPEIADAVERMPGIDWVEVVAENLCPGHLPESLRRLRERGVTVVPHGVSLGLGGADRPDAGRLLALAERAEALGSPLVTEHIAFVRAGGPLTASPRLEAGHLLPVPRTRDALDVLCENIRIAQDALPVPLAVENIAALISWPGEEMTEGQFLYDLADRTGVRLLIDVANLHTNHVNRGEDPAEALAGLPLEAIAYVHVAGGFERDGVWHDSHAHPVPRPVLDILTDLASRVSPPGVLLERDENFPEPGELERELGAIREAVEKGGGARADGAWRAAADVEPSGVPTDPARQRLALAQTALLSALVAGTPVPEGFDRVRLGVQARALAGKRADVVAKVAPELPVILGAGYRPAFLAYAQGAPMTDGYRRDALSFAEQLLLGGELADTRVRRELREWWLERSGPTPRSRRPAVRLARATRRVLLRH is encoded by the coding sequence ATGGAGCGACTGGGGACGGGTATCGGATGGCGGCCGGAGATCGCGGACGCGGTGGAGCGCATGCCGGGCATCGACTGGGTCGAGGTCGTGGCCGAGAACCTGTGCCCCGGGCACCTCCCCGAGTCGCTGCGGCGGCTGCGCGAGCGCGGGGTGACCGTGGTGCCGCACGGCGTCTCGCTCGGCCTCGGCGGCGCCGACCGGCCCGACGCGGGGCGGCTTCTCGCCCTCGCCGAGCGGGCCGAGGCGCTGGGCTCGCCGCTGGTCACCGAGCACATCGCGTTCGTCCGCGCGGGCGGCCCGCTGACCGCCTCCCCCCGCCTGGAGGCCGGGCACCTGCTGCCCGTCCCGCGCACCCGGGACGCCCTGGACGTCCTCTGCGAGAACATCCGTATCGCGCAGGACGCGCTGCCGGTGCCGCTCGCCGTGGAGAACATCGCCGCGCTGATCTCGTGGCCGGGCGAGGAGATGACCGAGGGGCAGTTCCTGTACGACCTCGCGGACCGGACAGGGGTACGGCTGCTGATCGACGTGGCCAACCTGCACACCAACCACGTCAACCGCGGCGAGGACCCGGCCGAGGCCCTCGCCGGGCTTCCGCTGGAGGCCATCGCGTACGTCCATGTCGCGGGCGGGTTCGAGCGGGACGGGGTGTGGCACGACAGCCATGCCCACCCGGTGCCGCGGCCCGTCCTCGACATCCTCACCGACCTCGCGTCCCGCGTCTCGCCGCCTGGGGTGCTGCTGGAGCGGGACGAGAACTTTCCCGAACCGGGTGAACTGGAGCGGGAGTTGGGGGCCATCCGGGAGGCGGTGGAGAAGGGCGGCGGTGCACGGGCCGACGGTGCGTGGCGCGCTGCCGCCGACGTGGAGCCGTCGGGCGTCCCGACCGACCCCGCCCGCCAGCGGCTCGCTCTCGCCCAGACCGCACTGCTCTCCGCGCTCGTGGCGGGGACTCCGGTGCCGGAGGGGTTCGACCGGGTGCGGCTGGGGGTGCAGGCCCGGGCGCTCGCGGGGAAGCGGGCGGATGTGGTGGCGAAGGTCGCGCCCGAACTGCCGGTGATCCTCGGGGCGGGTTATCGGCCGGCGTTCCTGGCGTATGCGCAGGGGGCGCCGATGACGGACGGATACCGGCGGGACGCACTGAGCTTCGCCGAACAGCTGCTGCTGGGCGGGGAGTTGGCGGACACGCGGGTGCGACGGGAGCTGCGGGAGTGGTGGCTGGAGCGATCGGGGCCCACGCCGAGGTCCCGAAGGCCGGCGGTGCGGCTGGCTCGGGCCACGCGGAGGGTGTTGCTGCGGCACTGA